The proteins below come from a single Paroceanicella profunda genomic window:
- a CDS encoding peroxiredoxin, with product MLGIGEKLPAFTVMGVKPGFNNHEENGVSAFEEITEKSFEGKWKVIFFYPKDFTFVCPTEIAEFARLNEEFEDRDCVVMGGSTDNEFCKLAWRRSHPDLDKLPMWSFADTTGALVDGLGIRSPEGVAYRYTFIVDQDNTIQHVYANNLNVGRAPKDTLRVLDALQTDELCPCNREVGGQTLAA from the coding sequence ATGCTCGGAATTGGCGAAAAACTCCCCGCGTTCACCGTCATGGGTGTGAAGCCCGGCTTCAACAACCATGAGGAAAACGGTGTCTCGGCCTTCGAGGAAATCACCGAGAAGAGCTTCGAGGGCAAGTGGAAGGTTATCTTCTTCTACCCGAAGGACTTCACCTTCGTCTGCCCCACCGAGATCGCCGAGTTCGCCCGCCTGAACGAGGAATTCGAGGACCGTGACTGCGTGGTCATGGGCGGCTCCACCGACAACGAGTTCTGCAAGCTGGCCTGGCGCCGGTCGCACCCGGACCTGGACAAGCTGCCGATGTGGTCCTTCGCGGACACCACCGGCGCGCTGGTCGACGGGCTGGGCATCCGCTCGCCCGAGGGCGTGGCCTACCGCTACACCTTCATCGTGGACCAGGACAACACCATCCAGCACGTCTACGCGAACAACCTCAACGTGGGCCGCGCCCCGAAGGACACGCTGCGCGTTCTCGACGCGCTGCAGACCGACGAGCTGTGCCCCTGCAACCGCGAAGTGGGCGGCCAGACCCTGGCTGCCTGA
- a CDS encoding carboxymuconolactone decarboxylase family protein — translation MTIDALKGEIPAFAKDVRLNLSSMGNDETLTPAQKYGLMVACGIASRNATVAKALLAEAEGKVDAATIDAAKAAAAIMGMNNVYYRFVHLATNKEYKSMPAKLRMNILANPGVDKVDFELWSLAVSAMNGCGMCIDAHEDVLRKAGVTSETIQTAVRYGAIVASAAVAVEAGAL, via the coding sequence ATGACCATCGATGCCCTGAAGGGCGAGATCCCCGCCTTCGCCAAGGACGTGCGCCTCAACCTCTCCTCCATGGGGAACGACGAAACCCTGACCCCGGCGCAGAAATACGGGCTGATGGTGGCCTGCGGCATCGCCTCGCGCAACGCGACCGTGGCAAAGGCGCTGCTGGCCGAGGCCGAGGGCAAGGTGGACGCCGCGACCATTGACGCCGCGAAGGCCGCCGCCGCCATCATGGGCATGAACAACGTCTACTACCGCTTCGTGCACCTGGCCACGAACAAGGAATACAAGAGCATGCCGGCGAAGCTGCGCATGAACATCCTGGCCAACCCGGGCGTGGACAAGGTGGATTTCGAGCTCTGGTCGCTCGCCGTCTCCGCCATGAACGGCTGCGGCATGTGCATCGACGCGCATGAGGACGTGCTGCGCAAGGCAGGTGTCACCTCCGAGACCATTCAGACCGCGGTGCGCTACGGCGCCATCGTGGCCTCCGCCGCCGTGGCGGTGGAAGCCGGCGCGCTCTGA
- a CDS encoding TetR/AcrR family transcriptional regulator, protein MAGLRERQKADRRRRILQAAGALFRRSGYDHARIEDIAERAGVSVGTFYNYFANKGDILLETVSMEVEEVLEAGDALVADPPAGVPEAILALIRGYFEHSLTYLSKEMWRTAMAVSIRAPETPFSRHYTALDRRLSIQVCAMIAGLQARGLVRDGLDPQAVGEVIFNNLNMMFIEFTKDEAMSMETLLAAVERQTRPLAAMISAPPSG, encoded by the coding sequence ATGGCCGGCCTGAGGGAGAGACAGAAGGCGGACCGCCGGCGGCGGATCCTGCAGGCGGCGGGCGCGCTGTTCCGCCGCTCCGGCTATGATCATGCCCGCATCGAGGACATCGCGGAGCGCGCCGGCGTCTCCGTCGGCACCTTTTACAACTACTTCGCGAACAAGGGAGATATCCTGCTGGAGACGGTCTCCATGGAGGTTGAGGAGGTGCTGGAGGCCGGTGACGCGCTGGTGGCGGACCCGCCCGCCGGGGTTCCGGAGGCGATTCTCGCGCTGATCCGCGGCTATTTCGAGCACTCGCTCACCTACCTGAGCAAGGAGATGTGGCGCACGGCGATGGCGGTGTCGATCCGCGCGCCGGAGACGCCGTTCAGCCGGCACTACACCGCGCTGGACCGCCGGCTCTCCATTCAGGTCTGCGCGATGATCGCCGGGCTGCAGGCGCGCGGCCTTGTGCGCGACGGGCTGGACCCGCAGGCGGTGGGAGAGGTGATCTTCAACAACCTCAACATGATGTTCATCGAGTTCACCAAGGATGAGGCGATGAGCATGGAAACGCTGCTGGCGGCGGTGGAGCGGCAGACCCGCCCGCTCGCGGCGATGATCTCCGCGCCCCCGTCCGGCTGA
- a CDS encoding extracellular solute-binding protein, producing the protein MPCFRLSRAPARVAAALAAAAAFAGPALAEGELNALIWCDHADPALLEPFEKAHDVKVNVKEYEGTGAALAILDQSRPGDWDVMVVDGVDVPRLVGLDLLAPLPAEALPMDDIFPEVRMEDSNAADGTFYAATEKFGYNTISYNKAKVDPEDMKDLTMMWSDKYAGRIAIYDYYLPIEGLVALGLGIPTAELSSADMPAIRDKLFEMKKVARSVGEVVSSQTALATGEVDILIGGGEWVTAVLAQENPDLDWVVPEQGALRWAQSIAVMKGAANPEMALEFVKYILSPEGQARLATSSCYWGMPANAKAGEVLTPEQKTALRWDDQPAYLANTQLYPVPDEDLDIEMQDAWTEMLQQ; encoded by the coding sequence ATGCCCTGTTTCCGCCTGTCTCGCGCGCCCGCTCGGGTTGCCGCCGCTCTCGCCGCCGCTGCCGCCTTCGCCGGACCGGCCCTGGCCGAGGGGGAGCTGAACGCCCTCATCTGGTGCGACCACGCGGACCCCGCGCTGCTCGAGCCCTTCGAGAAGGCGCATGACGTGAAGGTGAACGTGAAGGAATACGAGGGCACCGGCGCCGCCCTCGCCATCCTCGACCAGTCCCGCCCGGGCGACTGGGACGTGATGGTGGTCGACGGGGTGGACGTGCCGCGGCTGGTGGGGCTCGACCTGCTCGCCCCGCTGCCCGCCGAGGCCCTGCCGATGGACGACATCTTCCCCGAAGTGAGGATGGAGGACAGCAACGCCGCGGACGGCACCTTCTACGCCGCCACCGAGAAGTTCGGCTACAACACCATCTCCTACAACAAGGCGAAGGTGGACCCGGAGGACATGAAGGACCTCACCATGATGTGGTCCGACAAATATGCCGGGCGCATCGCGATCTACGATTACTACCTGCCCATCGAGGGGCTGGTGGCGCTCGGGCTCGGCATTCCCACCGCCGAGCTCTCCTCCGCCGACATGCCGGCCATCCGCGACAAGCTCTTCGAGATGAAGAAGGTGGCCCGCTCCGTGGGCGAGGTGGTCTCCTCGCAGACCGCGCTTGCCACCGGGGAGGTCGACATCCTCATCGGCGGCGGCGAATGGGTGACGGCCGTGCTCGCGCAGGAGAACCCGGACCTCGACTGGGTGGTGCCCGAGCAGGGCGCGCTTCGCTGGGCCCAGTCCATCGCGGTGATGAAAGGCGCGGCCAACCCGGAAATGGCGCTGGAATTCGTGAAATACATCCTCAGCCCGGAGGGGCAGGCGCGGCTCGCCACCTCCTCCTGCTACTGGGGCATGCCCGCGAACGCGAAGGCGGGCGAGGTGCTCACCCCTGAGCAGAAGACGGCGCTGCGCTGGGACGACCAGCCCGCCTATCTCGCCAACACCCAGCTCTACCCGGTGCCGGACGAGGATCTCGACATCGAGATGCAGGACGCCTGGACCGAGATGCTGCAGCAGTGA
- a CDS encoding ABC transporter permease, translated as MSDSIERRARRRAWGLVLPGLAWTGLFFLLPFAVMVVTSFARREGREIVLAWSLQNYVDFVEKSFLLRGLVVSLEITALVVVISVLLAYPLAWIIAERVPARWQRTALILAVLPFWTSYVVRSYAWVLLLSRNGVVNDALLSLGLVSEPLEMASTRFATVTGFVHFFVMLLTLTIYANLVQLAPNLKRAAADLGANGWQTFRHVVLPLTRPGIMVGAFLTFVLCIGDYITPQILGGNNELVLPQVIMLQLGRRADFPMAAALSLVLMAVVTLVYIAVARWMKMERT; from the coding sequence ATGAGCGACAGCATCGAGCGGCGCGCGCGCAGGCGGGCCTGGGGGCTGGTGCTCCCGGGCCTCGCCTGGACCGGGCTGTTCTTCCTCCTGCCCTTCGCGGTGATGGTGGTGACCAGCTTCGCCCGCCGCGAGGGCCGCGAGATCGTGCTGGCCTGGAGCCTGCAGAACTACGTCGATTTCGTGGAAAAGAGCTTCCTCCTGCGCGGGCTCGTCGTGTCGCTGGAGATCACCGCGCTGGTGGTGGTGATCTCGGTGCTGCTCGCCTACCCGCTGGCCTGGATCATCGCCGAGCGGGTGCCCGCGCGCTGGCAGCGCACGGCGCTCATCCTCGCGGTGCTGCCGTTCTGGACCTCCTACGTGGTGCGCTCCTACGCCTGGGTGTTGCTGCTGTCTCGCAATGGCGTGGTGAATGACGCGCTCCTCTCCCTCGGCCTTGTCTCCGAGCCGCTGGAGATGGCGAGCACGCGCTTTGCCACCGTCACCGGCTTCGTGCATTTCTTCGTCATGCTGCTCACGCTCACCATCTACGCCAATCTCGTGCAGCTCGCGCCCAACCTGAAGCGCGCGGCGGCCGACCTTGGCGCCAACGGCTGGCAGACTTTCCGCCACGTGGTGCTGCCGCTTACCCGGCCGGGCATCATGGTGGGGGCCTTCCTCACCTTCGTGCTCTGCATCGGGGATTACATCACCCCGCAGATCCTCGGCGGCAACAACGAGCTGGTGCTGCCGCAGGTGATCATGCTGCAGCTCGGCCGGCGGGCGGATTTCCCCATGGCGGCAGCGCTGTCGCTGGTGCTGATGGCGGTGGTCACCCTCGTCTACATCGCCGTGGCGCGCTGGATGAAGATGGAGCGCACGTGA
- a CDS encoding ABC transporter permease has product MRPLLRALPWLYLALLYTFIFLPVVVLVLFSFQDGRLPVPPFQGATLRWYGEVLSDSRLMAALGNSFLVALGSSALSVLLGFLAACGLARYHLPGSALLRGVLIAPMTVSYLIIALGLLSTLNAAGLPLSLWTVGAGHVVINLPLCFAIIYASLGGHQVSMERAARDLGAPEWKVMWLVTAPMLMPALLAAFFLSVTFSWDEFIIAFLLSRFDVTLPVEIWSLLRSGLSPKTNAIGSLVFLVSVALLLVLEVTVFRKAGRR; this is encoded by the coding sequence ATGCGCCCCCTCCTGCGGGCGCTGCCCTGGCTCTATCTCGCGCTGCTCTACACCTTCATCTTCCTGCCGGTGGTGGTGCTGGTGCTGTTCTCCTTCCAGGACGGCCGGCTGCCGGTGCCGCCCTTCCAGGGGGCCACGCTGCGCTGGTACGGCGAGGTGCTCTCCGACAGCCGGCTGATGGCGGCGCTGGGAAATTCCTTCCTCGTGGCGCTCGGCTCCTCCGCGCTCTCGGTGCTGCTGGGCTTTCTCGCCGCCTGCGGCCTCGCGCGATACCATTTGCCGGGCTCGGCGCTGCTGCGCGGGGTGCTCATCGCGCCGATGACGGTGAGCTATCTCATCATCGCGCTCGGCCTGCTCTCCACGCTGAACGCCGCCGGTCTGCCGCTCTCGCTCTGGACCGTGGGCGCAGGCCATGTGGTGATCAACCTGCCGCTGTGCTTTGCCATCATCTATGCCTCGTTGGGAGGCCACCAGGTGAGCATGGAGCGCGCCGCGCGCGACCTCGGCGCGCCGGAGTGGAAGGTGATGTGGCTCGTCACCGCGCCGATGCTGATGCCCGCGCTGCTCGCGGCCTTCTTCCTCTCCGTCACCTTCAGCTGGGACGAGTTCATCATCGCCTTCCTGCTGTCGCGCTTCGATGTCACCCTGCCGGTGGAGATCTGGAGCCTGCTGCGCTCCGGCCTCAGCCCGAAGACCAACGCCATCGGCAGCCTCGTCTTCCTCGTCTCCGTAGCACTGCTGCTGGTGCTGGAGGTGACCGTGTTCCGAAAGGCAGGCCGCCGATGA
- a CDS encoding ABC transporter ATP-binding protein: MTAPVSVRGVSRFYGEAAALADVSLEIAAGEFIVLLGPSGCGKTTLLSILGGFVSPSAGQVFIGGRDMGGLPPAKRPTTTMFQDYALFPHMSLIDNVGFGLRMRGQPRRARDARALECLDMVGLSASAKRRPHELSGGQRQRVALARALAVDPDVLLLDEPLGALDLGLRRQMQEELKAIQKRVGTTFIHVTHDQEEAMAIADRIVVMNAGKVEDFATPAEIYLRPRSLFSAGFMGECNFLPARVEGPAGQGALALTGPSGPLTLPDAAFLGPAPAPGAEVTLCIRPEHLGPGPGGIPLGEGRIERLAFLGAHTRAVVAGAAGPLIAALPQTSPAREGDSIALWAAPEALVALPAAGD; this comes from the coding sequence ATGACCGCCCCCGTCTCCGTCCGCGGCGTGAGCCGCTTCTACGGCGAGGCCGCGGCGCTGGCCGATGTCTCGCTGGAGATCGCCGCGGGCGAGTTCATCGTGCTGCTCGGGCCATCGGGCTGCGGCAAGACCACGCTGCTTTCCATCCTCGGCGGCTTCGTCTCGCCCTCGGCGGGGCAGGTGTTCATCGGCGGGCGCGACATGGGCGGCCTGCCGCCGGCGAAGCGCCCCACCACCACCATGTTCCAGGACTACGCGCTCTTCCCCCACATGAGCCTCATCGACAACGTGGGCTTCGGCCTGCGCATGCGCGGCCAGCCCCGCCGGGCGCGCGATGCGAGGGCGCTGGAGTGCCTGGACATGGTCGGCCTCTCCGCCTCGGCGAAGCGCCGCCCGCACGAGCTCTCCGGCGGCCAGCGCCAGCGCGTGGCCCTCGCCCGCGCACTTGCGGTCGACCCCGACGTGCTCCTGCTCGACGAGCCGCTCGGCGCCCTCGACCTCGGCCTGCGCCGCCAGATGCAGGAGGAGCTGAAGGCGATCCAGAAGCGGGTCGGCACCACCTTCATCCATGTCACCCATGACCAGGAGGAGGCGATGGCCATCGCCGACCGGATCGTGGTGATGAATGCTGGAAAAGTCGAGGATTTCGCCACCCCGGCCGAGATCTACCTGCGCCCGCGCAGCCTGTTCTCCGCCGGGTTCATGGGGGAGTGCAACTTCCTTCCCGCCCGGGTGGAGGGGCCGGCGGGGCAGGGGGCGCTGGCGCTCACCGGCCCTTCGGGCCCCCTCACCCTGCCCGACGCGGCCTTCCTCGGCCCCGCCCCCGCGCCTGGCGCGGAGGTGACGCTCTGCATCCGGCCGGAGCATCTCGGCCCCGGGCCCGGCGGCATCCCGCTGGGGGAGGGGCGCATCGAGCGGCTGGCCTTCCTCGGCGCCCACACCCGGGCGGTGGTCGCGGGCGCGGCGGGCCCGCTCATCGCCGCCCTGCCGCAGACATCGCCGGCGCGCGAGGGCGACAGCATCGCCCTCTGGGCCGCCCCCGAGGCCCTCGTCGCCCTTCCCGCAGCAGGAGACTGA
- a CDS encoding MBL fold metallo-hydrolase, producing MDHARPEDWYALTKLGDDVTYICEPHITEYYRCNIWHVRGRDRDMLVDSGMGVVSLSEWVPLVTERPLDAVASHTHYDHIGCHHEFDCRLVHAAEADILANPTRAATLADTAVRDEIFTRLPPAPYSSTAYAVKAAPATRLLADGDVVDLGDRQFEVIHTPGHSPGGIALWEAASGILFSGDIHYDGPLYEETYHANAADYVASMKRLLEIPVRVVHGGHFPSFGQERHRALIRAWLEEKDAG from the coding sequence ATGGACCACGCCCGCCCGGAAGACTGGTACGCCCTCACGAAACTGGGCGACGACGTCACCTACATCTGCGAGCCGCACATCACCGAGTATTACCGCTGCAACATCTGGCACGTGCGCGGGCGCGACCGCGACATGCTGGTGGACAGCGGCATGGGCGTGGTGTCGCTCAGCGAATGGGTGCCGCTGGTGACCGAACGCCCGCTCGACGCGGTGGCGAGCCACACGCATTACGACCATATCGGCTGCCATCACGAGTTCGACTGCCGGCTGGTGCACGCGGCGGAGGCCGACATCCTCGCGAACCCCACCCGCGCCGCCACGCTGGCCGACACCGCGGTGCGCGACGAGATCTTCACCCGCCTGCCGCCCGCGCCCTATTCCTCCACCGCCTATGCGGTGAAGGCCGCCCCCGCCACCCGCCTGCTGGCCGATGGTGACGTGGTGGACCTGGGCGACCGGCAGTTCGAGGTCATCCACACCCCCGGCCATTCCCCCGGCGGCATCGCGCTCTGGGAGGCGGCGAGCGGCATCCTGTTCTCCGGCGACATCCATTACGACGGCCCGCTCTACGAGGAGACCTACCACGCGAACGCGGCCGATTACGTGGCCTCGATGAAGCGGCTGCTGGAAATCCCGGTGCGCGTGGTGCACGGCGGGCATTTCCCCAGCTTCGGGCAGGAGCGCCACCGCGCCCTCATCCGCGCCTGGCTCGAGGAAAAGGACGCCGGCTGA
- a CDS encoding IclR family transcriptional regulator has protein sequence MNEKRVKSADRVLDLLEYLSAVDRPVALHEVVRDLGFPKSSAHGLIGTLVDRGYVVRDDADRFQVVDAFREGFGWVGGFEARLKALGRPVLEDARARTGETVFLAVPNGQGDAKVICKAVSLHHIRYDVDHTAPSPGYATVMGRVLLAFDEPARVDAYFARTELRPHTGRALTSEAEIRAVLARIRAEGYGSIEEEYASGGCGIAAPVRDRSGRVVAVLDIATVSQRYAELRPLLLETVRDSAARLSRRLGHNPASEEG, from the coding sequence ATGAACGAGAAGCGTGTCAAATCCGCGGACCGCGTGCTCGACCTGCTGGAGTATCTCTCCGCGGTCGACAGGCCGGTTGCGCTGCATGAGGTGGTCCGCGACCTTGGCTTTCCGAAGAGCAGCGCGCACGGGCTGATCGGCACGCTGGTCGACCGCGGCTACGTGGTGCGCGACGATGCGGACCGCTTCCAGGTGGTCGACGCCTTCCGCGAGGGCTTCGGCTGGGTGGGCGGTTTCGAGGCGCGGCTGAAGGCCCTGGGCCGCCCGGTGCTGGAGGATGCGCGCGCGCGCACCGGCGAGACCGTCTTCCTCGCCGTGCCGAACGGGCAGGGCGACGCGAAGGTGATCTGCAAGGCGGTGAGCCTTCACCACATCCGCTACGACGTGGACCATACCGCGCCCTCGCCGGGCTATGCCACGGTGATGGGCCGGGTGCTTCTGGCCTTCGATGAGCCGGCCCGGGTGGACGCCTATTTCGCCCGCACCGAGCTGCGCCCGCACACCGGCCGCGCGCTCACCTCGGAGGCGGAGATCCGCGCCGTGCTGGCGCGCATCCGCGCCGAGGGCTACGGCTCCATCGAGGAGGAATACGCCTCCGGCGGCTGCGGCATCGCCGCCCCGGTGCGCGACCGTTCCGGCCGGGTGGTCGCGGTGCTCGACATCGCCACGGTGAGCCAGCGCTACGCCGAGCTGCGCCCGCTCCTGCTCGAGACGGTGCGCGACAGCGCCGCCCGGCTGAGCCGGCGCCTCGGCCACAACCCCGCAAGCGAGGAAGGATAA
- a CDS encoding hydantoinase/oxoprolinase family protein: MGYRVGVDIGGTFADFCAFDEGSGRIETVKVLSTPATPGQEVIDGLGALEERFGIAPSDISYFTHGTTVGINAIIMRKGIRLCLFATEHFTDVLELARLKMPDPYNLLSSRPEPLVTRDRVIGIAERMLADGTVDVPLSRESLAAGLARARALGAEGIVISFLHSYRNPAHEAEAAALLAEMAPEMHVFCSHRIRPIIREYERSSTAVIHGYVQPRVSDYIGALKGALSGIGVGPEPMITKSNGGVMSAELGRTACVEMLLSGTAAGVMGAAFVARAAGEANVLSLDIGGTSADVAVIEGGVPGFGSAEMVGDFPIFVPTVSVTSIGEGGGSIARIDAGGLLTVGPDSAGSTPGPAAYGRGGTEPTITDAFVALGLVDLGALGYGMVSIDRGAAEAAIAPLARALGKSPEETAEGIIGIAISGMYREVSKLASRRGIDLAEFTLLAFGGGGPMMACLLARELGMKRVLVPRTPGVLSALGGLTADIRNDFTATAYYELGAETLPALADTVARLGAAARTWMTREQGHAGAALLTASAEMRYKGQSFEIEVEISPDALAAGDIAALRAAFDAEHLRLYGHADPAAPIQVIAVNMVVTAASPRPELPRAEPRPHDAVPEGHIPVHLDGAARTVALFRRDALPPGARFAGPCVVAQDDTTTIVPPGVSGAVDTYGNMLLTLGGPDAH; this comes from the coding sequence ATGGGCTATCGCGTCGGTGTCGACATCGGGGGAACGTTCGCGGATTTCTGCGCCTTCGACGAGGGAAGCGGCCGCATCGAGACGGTGAAGGTGCTCTCCACCCCCGCCACCCCGGGGCAGGAGGTGATCGACGGGCTGGGCGCCCTTGAGGAGCGCTTCGGCATCGCCCCCTCCGACATCTCCTATTTCACCCACGGCACCACGGTGGGCATCAACGCCATCATCATGCGCAAGGGCATCCGGCTGTGCCTGTTCGCCACCGAGCATTTCACCGATGTGCTGGAGCTCGCGCGCCTGAAGATGCCGGACCCGTACAACCTGCTCTCCTCGCGCCCCGAGCCGCTCGTCACCCGCGACCGGGTGATCGGCATCGCCGAGCGCATGCTGGCGGACGGCACGGTGGACGTGCCCCTGAGCCGCGAGAGCCTGGCCGCGGGCCTCGCTCGGGCAAGGGCGCTGGGGGCGGAGGGGATCGTGATCTCCTTCCTCCACTCCTACCGCAACCCCGCGCATGAGGCTGAGGCCGCGGCGCTGCTGGCGGAGATGGCGCCGGAGATGCACGTGTTCTGCTCCCACCGCATCCGCCCGATCATCCGCGAGTACGAGCGCAGCTCCACCGCCGTCATCCACGGCTACGTGCAGCCGCGCGTGTCGGACTATATCGGCGCGCTGAAGGGCGCGCTCTCGGGCATCGGCGTGGGGCCGGAGCCGATGATCACCAAGTCCAACGGCGGGGTGATGTCGGCCGAGCTGGGCCGCACCGCCTGCGTGGAAATGCTGCTCTCGGGCACCGCCGCGGGAGTGATGGGCGCGGCCTTCGTGGCCCGTGCCGCGGGGGAGGCGAACGTGCTCTCCCTCGACATCGGCGGCACCAGCGCCGACGTGGCGGTGATCGAGGGCGGGGTGCCCGGCTTCGGCTCCGCCGAGATGGTGGGGGATTTCCCGATCTTCGTGCCCACGGTCTCTGTCACCTCCATCGGGGAGGGCGGCGGCTCCATCGCGCGGATCGACGCCGGCGGCCTGCTCACCGTGGGCCCGGACAGCGCCGGCTCCACCCCCGGCCCCGCCGCCTACGGGCGCGGCGGCACCGAACCCACCATCACGGATGCCTTCGTGGCGCTCGGCCTCGTCGACCTCGGCGCGCTCGGCTACGGCATGGTGAGCATCGACCGGGGCGCGGCCGAGGCCGCCATCGCCCCGCTGGCCCGCGCGCTCGGCAAGAGCCCGGAAGAGACGGCGGAAGGCATCATCGGCATCGCCATCTCGGGCATGTACCGCGAGGTGAGCAAGCTCGCCTCCCGCCGCGGGATCGACCTTGCCGAGTTCACCCTGCTCGCCTTCGGCGGCGGCGGGCCGATGATGGCCTGCCTGCTGGCGCGCGAACTGGGCATGAAGCGCGTGCTGGTGCCGCGCACGCCGGGGGTGCTCTCCGCGCTCGGCGGCCTCACCGCCGACATCCGCAACGATTTCACCGCCACGGCCTATTACGAGCTGGGGGCGGAGACGCTGCCCGCCCTTGCCGACACCGTCGCCCGGCTGGGCGCCGCGGCGCGGACCTGGATGACGCGGGAGCAGGGCCATGCGGGCGCGGCGCTCCTCACCGCCTCCGCGGAGATGCGCTACAAGGGCCAGTCCTTCGAGATCGAGGTGGAGATATCCCCCGATGCGCTGGCCGCCGGGGACATCGCGGCCCTGCGCGCCGCCTTCGATGCCGAGCACCTGCGCCTCTATGGCCACGCGGACCCGGCGGCGCCCATTCAGGTGATCGCGGTGAACATGGTGGTGACCGCCGCCTCGCCCCGCCCGGAGCTGCCGCGCGCCGAGCCCCGCCCGCATGACGCGGTGCCCGAGGGCCATATCCCGGTGCATCTGGACGGCGCCGCGCGCACCGTCGCGCTGTTCCGGCGCGACGCGCTCCCCCCCGGCGCCCGCTTCGCCGGTCCTTGCGTGGTGGCGCAGGACGACACCACCACCATCGTGCCGCCGGGGGTCTCCGGCGCGGTCGACACCTACGGCAACATGCTGCTGACCCTCGGAGGCCCCGATGCGCATTGA